One window of Chlamydia sp. 04-14 genomic DNA carries:
- a CDS encoding sigma-54-dependent transcriptional regulator produces the protein MTIERVLIVDDEPLLRDFLSELLLSRGFSPFTADNVKQGCHKIRSEKYDLIISDMNMPDGSGIDIIKIAKEYSPETPVLVITAYGTIENAVKAMHHGAFNYLTKPFSSEALFAFIAKAEELQDLVNENLLLKSQISSESHPLIAESPSMKDLLSKARKAADSSANIFIHGESGCGKEVLSFFIHRNSPRASQPYIKVNCAAIPETLLESEFFGHEKGAFTGATSKKAGRFELAHTGTLLLDEITEVPINLQAKLLRAIQEKEFEHLGGTKTLSVDVRILATSNRNLREAVDQKIFRQDLFYRLNVIPLYLPPLRERKEDILPLSQYFLEKFCRLNNKPIKTLSESAKTALLDYSWPGNIRELSNVLERVVILESPTYLTDTMLALC, from the coding sequence ATGACTATAGAAAGAGTGTTAATAGTAGATGATGAGCCCTTACTCAGAGATTTTCTTTCTGAACTTCTTTTATCCAGAGGATTTTCGCCATTTACAGCGGATAATGTTAAGCAGGGTTGCCACAAGATACGTTCAGAGAAATACGACCTGATTATATCGGATATGAATATGCCTGACGGTAGTGGTATTGATATTATCAAAATAGCTAAAGAATACTCTCCAGAAACTCCTGTCTTAGTGATCACGGCTTATGGAACTATAGAAAACGCTGTAAAGGCGATGCATCATGGAGCATTTAACTATCTTACTAAGCCTTTCTCCTCAGAAGCCCTTTTTGCTTTCATAGCAAAAGCTGAAGAATTACAAGATCTTGTAAATGAGAACCTTTTGCTAAAGTCGCAAATTTCATCGGAATCTCATCCCCTAATTGCTGAAAGTCCTTCGATGAAGGATTTGCTATCTAAAGCAAGAAAAGCTGCTGACAGCTCCGCAAATATCTTTATTCACGGCGAATCGGGATGTGGAAAAGAGGTGCTTTCTTTTTTCATTCATAGAAACTCCCCTAGAGCTTCCCAACCTTACATAAAGGTTAATTGCGCAGCTATTCCAGAAACTCTCTTAGAATCCGAATTTTTCGGTCATGAAAAAGGGGCATTTACCGGAGCCACATCAAAAAAAGCTGGGCGTTTTGAACTCGCACATACAGGGACTTTATTACTGGATGAAATTACAGAAGTGCCCATCAATCTTCAGGCAAAGCTTCTTAGAGCAATTCAGGAAAAAGAATTCGAACATCTTGGGGGAACAAAAACTCTGTCGGTAGATGTACGCATCTTAGCGACATCGAATCGTAATCTCAGGGAAGCTGTTGACCAAAAGATCTTCAGACAGGACCTATTTTATCGTCTTAATGTCATCCCCCTCTACCTCCCTCCTCTAAGAGAGAGAAAAGAAGATATTCTCCCCCTATCTCAATACTTTTTAGAAAAATTTTGTAGATTAAACAATAAACCTATAAAAACTCTCTCCGAGAGTGCTAAAACCGCGCTTCTTGACTACTCCTGGCCCGGGAATATCCGAGAACTCTCTAATGTATTGGAAAGAGTGGTTATCCTAGAAAGCCCTACCTATCTCACTGACACAATGCTAGCCCTATGCTAA
- a CDS encoding HPF/RaiA family ribosome-associated protein, with protein sequence MHNPQRRSARQKKTPRDEAANLEITGKSFHISQPLRQLIIEKSGQLPALDSIHVVLTSHKEKQGTEVHLTATTGKETFQVKTQHSNAYSAVISAFKKMRTLANKHLKIRQDKKKHDIGLSKKEEHIVELQEATHLYDDMLPIETMDAWDSLKQYGYIPGSAKKTLSKKKINLPVLSEDEAIKKFEDSRDKVLVFLNEKEHKIQLIHKQNDDNYVLIEPIIAPGFHIF encoded by the coding sequence ATGCACAATCCTCAACGTCGATCGGCAAGGCAGAAAAAAACCCCAAGAGACGAGGCTGCCAATCTAGAAATTACGGGTAAATCTTTTCATATTTCTCAACCTCTGCGTCAGTTGATCATTGAAAAAAGCGGTCAACTACCCGCATTAGACTCTATTCATGTAGTTTTGACATCACATAAAGAAAAGCAAGGAACGGAAGTGCACCTAACCGCGACTACGGGAAAAGAGACGTTCCAGGTAAAAACACAACACAGCAATGCTTATAGTGCTGTAATTTCGGCCTTTAAAAAAATGCGCACTTTGGCGAATAAACATCTGAAAATCCGCCAAGACAAGAAGAAACACGATATAGGGCTATCAAAAAAAGAAGAACACATCGTTGAGCTTCAAGAGGCTACTCATCTCTATGATGATATGTTGCCCATAGAAACTATGGATGCATGGGATTCTTTAAAACAGTATGGTTATATTCCCGGATCTGCGAAAAAGACCCTCTCTAAGAAAAAAATCAACCTACCCGTTCTATCTGAAGATGAAGCTATTAAGAAATTCGAAGATTCCCGAGATAAAGTACTAGTCTTCCTAAATGAAAAAGAGCATAAGATTCAGCTAATCCATAAACAAA